One segment of bacterium DNA contains the following:
- a CDS encoding 3D domain-containing protein, translating to MNLKGWPYYLLTAAAVLAGWTWDQHRLPPVHLVLFQDAGPVTLSVRGRTVGEALSDGGFRLDPHDVVAPPPDTPVVEGMEVDLGQVERKVTTEKRKVHPPVQRDYTDTLNVGEIIDLETGQDGEQEVTTETYRLNGEDAFEKVVGVKVLKASKPARVLEGTSMRRKLYPLQKRAQVRKILTLEATAYYPGPEDTWPFASGTTASGLKAGYGVVAVDRRVIPLKTRLYVEGYGYAIAADTGGAIKGMKIDLCYDTYEEAVRFGRKKVKVYLLR from the coding sequence ATGAACCTCAAGGGATGGCCCTACTATTTGCTGACGGCCGCCGCGGTCCTGGCCGGATGGACCTGGGACCAGCACCGCCTTCCGCCGGTCCATTTGGTCCTTTTCCAGGACGCGGGTCCCGTCACCCTGAGCGTCCGGGGCCGAACGGTCGGGGAGGCCCTGTCGGACGGGGGTTTCCGCCTGGATCCCCATGACGTGGTGGCCCCGCCCCCGGACACGCCCGTGGTCGAAGGCATGGAAGTGGACCTGGGCCAGGTGGAGCGCAAGGTCACGACCGAAAAGAGGAAGGTCCATCCCCCGGTCCAACGGGACTATACGGATACCCTGAACGTGGGGGAGATCATCGACCTGGAAACGGGCCAGGACGGCGAGCAGGAGGTCACCACCGAGACCTATCGCCTCAACGGGGAGGATGCCTTCGAGAAGGTGGTGGGCGTGAAGGTCCTCAAGGCCTCCAAGCCCGCGCGCGTGCTGGAGGGGACCTCCATGCGGCGCAAGCTTTATCCCCTGCAAAAGAGGGCCCAGGTCCGTAAGATACTCACGCTGGAAGCCACGGCCTACTATCCCGGCCCGGAGGACACCTGGCCCTTCGCCTCCGGCACCACGGCCTCCGGCCTGAAGGCGGGCTACGGGGTGGTGGCGGTGGACCGGCGGGTCATCCCCTTGAAGACCCGGCTTTACGTGGAAGGCTACGGCTACGCCATCGCGGCGGATACGGGCGGCGCCATCAAGGGCATGAAGATCGATCTGTGCTACGACACTTACGAAGAGGCGGTCCGCTTTGGTCGCAAGAAAGTTAAGGTTTATCTTCTGCGCTAG
- a CDS encoding aminodeoxychorismate/anthranilate synthase component II, which yields MILVIDNYDSFTYNIVQYLGELGADIQVVRNDEVTVADILARKPSHILISPGPCSPKEAGISVDVIKQLAGKVPILGVCLGHQSIGYAFGGDIVRAGKLMHGKTSQITHDGKGVFQGLPNPFRATRYHSLVIKKETLPPDLVVTATSEDGEIMGVRHKTLPVEGVQFHPESILTESGKALLNNFLRS from the coding sequence ATGATCCTCGTCATCGATAACTACGACTCCTTCACCTACAACATCGTCCAATACCTGGGCGAACTGGGCGCCGACATCCAGGTGGTCCGCAACGACGAGGTCACGGTGGCGGACATCCTGGCCCGCAAGCCTTCCCACATCCTCATCTCGCCGGGTCCCTGCTCCCCCAAGGAAGCGGGCATCTCGGTGGACGTGATCAAGCAACTGGCCGGCAAGGTCCCCATCCTGGGGGTCTGCCTGGGCCACCAGAGCATCGGCTACGCCTTCGGCGGGGACATCGTTCGGGCGGGGAAGCTGATGCACGGAAAGACCAGCCAGATCACCCACGACGGGAAGGGCGTTTTCCAGGGCCTGCCCAATCCCTTCCGGGCCACCCGCTACCACTCGCTCGTCATTAAGAAGGAGACCTTGCCGCCGGACCTGGTGGTGACCGCCACCAGCGAGGATGGGGAGATCATGGGGGTCCGCCACAAGACCCTGCCGGTCGAAGGGGTGCAGTTCCACCCCGAATCCATCCTGACCGAATCGGGCAAGGCGCTCCTGAACAATTTCCTGAGATCCTGA
- the trpE gene encoding anthranilate synthase component I → MKSVISSNVVPSFESFREFAKTYNRIPVSLAFQSDLETPLSAYLKLAQRENGFLLESVEKNEQVARFSIVGFEPTAVYEAKNGSLTHQAGKKRTVRKDPNPLQVIQKEVASIRQAPLEGAQGFLGGLVGFVGYDAVRYFEKLPSQKPDLLDLPDLFLMVTDQLALFDHLKRTLRLVVNVEIGPKTDLAKAYKAAVKRLAVLSQKMEKPLKGVGEIPVGPVTKPGPNDLFGFSSNMTQADFRGMVERSKEYIKAGDIIQVVGSQRFEKAVATDAVTIYRILRRLNPSPYMFILKAGGVELVGSSPEMMIKVQNGVVETRPIAGSRPRGRTPEEDKQLEESLLADQKEIAEHVMLVDLARNDLGRVCDFGSVQVGHFKRVERYSHVMHIVSDVTGRLQKGRTAYDAFQSCFPAGTLSGAPKIRAMEIIEELEPSRRGLYGGAVCAFGFDGNMDSAITIRSVVLKRTARSTASTGSPHARAARSERTMAYVQAGAGLVADSVAESEYMESCNKARAVLMAVGQAETTKPNSVHQRDTEIQRKNSLKKGERKKGKARSTPSGRSGPNAKHKRVRGVRS, encoded by the coding sequence CTATTTGAAACTGGCCCAAAGGGAGAACGGGTTCCTCTTGGAGAGCGTGGAGAAGAACGAGCAGGTCGCCCGTTTCTCCATCGTGGGGTTCGAGCCCACCGCGGTCTATGAGGCCAAGAACGGCTCCTTGACCCACCAAGCGGGAAAGAAAAGGACGGTCCGAAAGGACCCGAACCCGCTCCAGGTCATCCAAAAGGAAGTGGCCTCCATCCGCCAAGCGCCCCTCGAGGGGGCCCAAGGCTTCCTGGGCGGGCTGGTCGGGTTCGTGGGCTACGACGCGGTCCGCTATTTCGAGAAGCTTCCCTCCCAAAAACCCGACCTCCTGGATCTACCCGATCTTTTCCTGATGGTGACGGACCAACTGGCCCTCTTCGATCACCTGAAAAGGACGCTTCGCTTGGTCGTCAATGTGGAGATCGGTCCCAAGACCGACCTGGCCAAGGCCTATAAGGCCGCGGTCAAGCGTTTGGCGGTCCTGTCCCAAAAGATGGAAAAGCCCCTGAAAGGCGTGGGGGAGATCCCGGTGGGCCCCGTGACGAAGCCGGGTCCCAACGACCTCTTCGGGTTCTCGTCCAACATGACCCAGGCGGATTTCCGGGGCATGGTGGAGAGGTCCAAGGAATACATCAAGGCCGGGGACATCATCCAGGTGGTGGGGTCCCAGCGTTTCGAGAAGGCGGTCGCCACCGACGCCGTGACCATCTACCGCATCCTGCGTCGCCTGAATCCTTCCCCCTACATGTTCATCCTCAAGGCCGGTGGCGTCGAGTTGGTGGGTTCCTCCCCCGAGATGATGATCAAGGTCCAGAACGGGGTGGTGGAGACCCGGCCCATCGCCGGAAGCCGGCCCCGGGGCAGAACGCCGGAGGAGGACAAGCAATTGGAGGAGAGCCTTCTGGCCGACCAGAAGGAGATCGCCGAGCACGTCATGCTGGTGGACCTGGCGAGGAACGACCTGGGCCGCGTCTGCGATTTCGGCAGCGTCCAGGTGGGCCACTTCAAGCGCGTCGAGCGTTATTCCCACGTGATGCACATCGTCTCCGATGTCACAGGCCGCCTGCAAAAGGGCCGCACCGCCTACGACGCCTTCCAGTCCTGTTTCCCGGCGGGGACCCTTTCGGGCGCCCCCAAGATCCGGGCGATGGAGATCATCGAGGAGCTGGAGCCTTCCCGCCGGGGCCTTTATGGCGGGGCGGTCTGCGCCTTCGGGTTCGACGGGAACATGGATTCGGCCATCACCATCCGGTCGGTGGTGTTGAAGAGGACGGCCCGTTCGACGGCTTCGACAGGCTCACCGCATGCTCGCGCTGCCCGCTCAGAGCGGACCATGGCCTATGTCCAGGCGGGTGCCGGGCTCGTGGCCGATTCGGTGGCCGAGAGCGAGTACATGGAATCCTGCAATAAGGCCCGGGCGGTGCTCATGGCGGTGGGCCAAGCGGAAACGACAAAACCAAATTCCGTTCACCAGAGAGACACAGAGATACAGAGAAAGAACTCTCTGAAAAAAGGGGAACGGAAAAAGGGGAAAGCCCGTTCGACTCCCTCCGGTCGCTCAGGGCCGAACGCAAAACATAAGCGCGTTCGGGGGGTGCGGTCATGA